One region of Miscanthus floridulus cultivar M001 chromosome 19, ASM1932011v1, whole genome shotgun sequence genomic DNA includes:
- the LOC136527638 gene encoding GDSL esterase/lipase At5g45910-like, whose amino-acid sequence MAVAHAPQRRRGVLLLLLVAALVAALPATCAAARSKKKSYTAIFSFGDSLSDAGNLIVNGTPKALTTARPPYGMTFFGKPTGRCSNGRLVVDFLADHFGLPLPLPSQTKGKDFKKGANFAITGATALEYSFFKAHGIDQRIWNTGSINTQIGWLQDMKPSLCKSEQDCKDYFSKSLFVVGEFGGNDYNAPLFSGVRFSEIKTYVPLVTKAIANGVEKLIELGATDLLVPGVLPIGCFPVYLTLYNTSSKADYNARTGCLRRYNRLAFHHNRELKQQLDELQKKYPKTKIMYGDYFKAAMQFVVSPGKFGFSTALQACCGAGGQGNYNFNLKKKCGEQGASVCSNPSSYVSWDGIHMTEAAYRKVADGWLNGPYAEPPILKS is encoded by the exons ATGGCCGTCGCCCACGCGCCGCAGCGCCGCCGGGGcgtgctcctcctcctgctcgtcGCCGCGCTCGTGGCGGCGCTGCCGGCTACCTGCGCCGCGGCCAGGAGCAAGAAGAAGTCGTACACGGCCATCTTCAGCTTCGGGGACTCGCTCTCCGACGCCGGCAACCTCATCGTCAACGGCACTCCCAAGGCGCTCACCACTGCGCGCCCGCCCTACGGGATGACCTTCTTCGGCAAGCCCACCGGCCGCTGCTCCAACGGACGCCTCGTCGTCGACTTCCTCG CCGATCATTTCGggctgccactgccactgccgtCACAGACCAAGGGCAAGGACTTCAAGAAGGGCGCCAACTTCGCCATCACCGGCGCGACGGCGCTGGAGTACTCCTTCTTCAAGGCGCACGGCATCGACCAGCGCATCTGGAACACCGGCTCCATCAACACCCAGATCGGCTGGCTCCAGGACATGAAGCCGTCTCTCTGCAAATCGGAGCAAG ACTGCAAGGATTACTTCAGCAAGTCCCTGTTTGTGGTCGGGGAGTTTGGGGGCAATGACTACAATGCGCCTCTGTTTTCTGGTGTCCGGTTTTCTGAAATCAAGACTTATGTGCCCCTTGTTACAAAGGCCATCGCCAACGGCGTTGAG AAATTGATCGAGCTTGGGGCAACAGACTTGTTGGTGCCCGGCGTTCTCCCAATTGGTTGCTTCCCGGTGTACCTGACGTTGTACAACACCAGCAGCAAAGCAGACTACAACGCCCGCACTGGGTGCCTTCGGAGGTACAACCGCCTCGCCTTCCACCACAACAGGGAGCTGAAGCAGCAGCTTgatgagcttcagaagaagtACCCCAAGACAAAAATCATGTATGGGGATTACTTCAAGGCTGCAATGCAGTTTGTCGTCAGCCCTGGAAAATTTG GTTTCAGCACGGCTTTGCAAGCATGCTGCGGCGCAGGAGGGCAGGGCAACTACAACTTTAACCTGAAGAAGAAGTGTGGCGAGCAGGGCGCAAGTGTGTGCTCCAACCCGTCGTCGTACGTGAGCTGGGACGGCATCCACATGACTGAAGCTGCATACAGGAAGGTCGCTGATGGCTGGTTGAATGGCCCGTATGCTGAACCCCCGATTCTCAAGTCATAA